In Phyllopteryx taeniolatus isolate TA_2022b chromosome 1, UOR_Ptae_1.2, whole genome shotgun sequence, the following proteins share a genomic window:
- the actr8 gene encoding actin-related protein 8 isoform X2 translates to MTQAEKEQENGKEKEKERDKEKEREQRGVKRPIAPPTIPEPLQEQIQSNFVIVIHPGSRTLRVGRATDNLPLTVPHVIARRHKQSGQPRYEDARLLRDGLNVRRAHVACKDLICCSHRPHCILPHAPCQKPESNEQRQNGLKMVDQAIWSKKMSNGVRRTPVSAEQARAYNCQIRPAVLDGSSRVKWTNTAHHPPHLIGDEALYVKPTDCYDIHWPIVRGQLNVHAGPGGSLTAVLADLETIWSHVIQKNLEIPLKDLKYYRCILLVPDIYNRQHAKELVSMLLLNMGFSGIPLVMLSAQALLYKGQKGKKQSFLPFVCTAIIVHQESVCATFGSGLSSACVVDVGDQKTSLCCVEDGVSHRNSRLSLAYGGADVTRILFWLLQRAGFPYRDCQLSNRLDCQLLQHIKETLCHLDQDISGLQDHEFQTRFPDSPAFLFQVRLGDEKLQAPMGLFYPSTFGIVGQKMTSLQYRSQGDAEDPHDELYLLATHSKQDQSSKSASERKAVSRPGGALDGDVSGQGGIGELSELPRGSGGSGAMQGETDIGPAQGECLMGVGEAEEPLSRKTAILNQFEGKALGLDKAILHSIDCCASDETKRKMYSSILVVGGGLMFHGAQEFLLHRIINKMPPSFRRLVDNVEVITRPKDMDPRLISWKGGAVLACLDTTQEMWIHQREWQRFGVRMLRERAAFVW, encoded by the exons CAAATACAGAGCAACTTTGTAATCGTCATCCATCCCGGCTCAAGGACTCTCCGCGTTGGCCGAGCGACAGACAACCTTCCGCTCACGGTCCCGCACGTGATAGCCCGCCGACACAAGCAAAGCGGCCAGCCCAGATACGAAGACGCCCGACTGCTCAGGGACGGCCTGAATGTACGACGGGCGCACGTAGCCTGTAAAGATCTGATTTGTTGTTCTCATCGACCTCACTGCATCCTTCCTCATGCTCCGTGCCAGAAACCTGAGAGTAACGAACAGCGGCAGAACGGGCTTAAAATGGTGGATCAGGCCATTTGGTCCAAGAAGATGTCCAATGGAGTGAGGAGGACGCCGGTGTCTGCTGAGCAG GCAAGAGCATACAACTGTCAGATCCGCCCAGCCGTGCTCGACGGCAGCTCCAGGGTGAAGTGGACCAACACGGCTCACCATCCCCCTCATTTGATCGGAGATGAG GCGCTGTATGTGAAACCAACAGACTGTTACGACATCCACTGGCCCATAGTTCGAGGTCAACTCAACGTGCACGCCGGGCCCGGAGGCTCGCTGACTGCTGTCCTGGCCGACCTCGAGACCATCTGGAGTCACGTTATTCAAAAGAACTTGGAGATTCCCCTCAAAGACCTAAAG TATTACAGATGCATCCTCTTGGTGCCTGACATTTACAACAGGCAGCATGCCAAGGAACTGGTCTCCATGCTGCTGCTTAATATGGGCTTTTCAGGTATTCCACTCGTGATGCTTTCAGCTCAGGCTCTGCTTTACAAAGGccaaaaaggcaaaaaacaGAGTTTTCTGCCATTTGTGTGTACAGCAATTATAGTGCACCAGGAGTCTGTGTGTGCCACATTTGGCAGTGGGTTGAGCAGCGCTTGCGTTGTAGACGTTGGAGACCAGAAGACCAGTCTGTGCTGCGTAGAGGACGGAGTTTCTCATCGGAACTCCAG GTTGTCTTTGGCATACGGGGGTGCAGACGTGACCCGCATTTTATTCTGGCTCCTGCAGAGGGCAGGATTTCCCTACAGAGACTGCCAGTTGTCCAACAGATTGGACTGTCAGCTTCTACAACATATAAAGGAGACACTATGTCATCTGGACcag GACATATCTGGACTCCAAGATCATGAATTCCAAACACGTTTCCCGGATTCCCCGGCCTTTCTCTTCCAGGTTCGCTTAGGGGATGAGAAGTTACAG GCCCCCATGGGACTGTTCTACCCCAGCACGTTTGGTATCGTCGGTCAGAAGATGACGTCGCTGCAATACCGTTCCCAAGGTGACGCCGAGGACCCTCACGATGAACTCTATTTACTGGCCACGCACAGCAAACAAGAccag TCCTCAAAGTCCGCTTCAGAGCGCAAGGCGGTCTCAAGACCCGGCGGAGCTTTGGACGGCGACGTGAGTGGTCAAGGGGGTATTGGGGAACTCTCAGAACTACCCAGGGGGAGCGGCGGTAGCGGAGCAATGCAGGGGGAGACGGACATCGGGCCTGCCCAAGGGGAGTGCCTGATGGGAGTGGGGGAGGCGGAGGAGCCCCTCTCCAGGAAGACTGCCATCCTAAACCAGTTTGAGGGCAAAGCGCTGGGCTTGGATAAGGCCATCCTGCATAGCATTGACTGCTGCG CCTCGGATGAGACCAAGCGAAAGATGTACAGCTCCATCCTGGTGGTGGGAGGAGGCCTCATGTTTCATGGTGCTCAGGAGTTCCTGCTTCATCGCATCATCAACAAGATGCCGCCCTCCTTCAGAAGGCTTGTGGACAACGTGGAAGTCATCACAAGGCCCAAG GACATGGACCCCCGACTAATATCGTGGAAGGGGGGAGCGGTGCTGGCCTGTCTGGACACAACACAAGAAATGTGGATCCACCAGAGAGAGTGGCAGCGCTTTGGCGTTCGAATGTTACGTGAGCGAGCTGCGTTCGTTTGGTGA
- the actr8 gene encoding actin-related protein 8 isoform X3, which yields MTQAEKEQENGKEKEKERDKEKEREQRGVKRPIAPPTIPEPLQEQIQSNFVIVIHPGSRTLRVGRATDNLPLTVPHVIARRHKQSGQPRYEDARLLRDGLNKPESNEQRQNGLKMVDQAIWSKKMSNGVRRTPVSAEQARAYNCQIRPAVLDGSSRVKWTNTAHHPPHLIGDEALYVKPTDCYDIHWPIVRGQLNVHAGPGGSLTAVLADLETIWSHVIQKNLEIPLKDLKYYRCILLVPDIYNRQHAKELVSMLLLNMGFSGIPLVMLSAQALLYKGQKGKKQSFLPFVCTAIIVHQESVCATFGSGLSSACVVDVGDQKTSLCCVEDGVSHRNSRLSLAYGGADVTRILFWLLQRAGFPYRDCQLSNRLDCQLLQHIKETLCHLDQDISGLQDHEFQTRFPDSPAFLFQVRLGDEKLQAPMGLFYPSTFGIVGQKMTSLQYRSQGDAEDPHDELYLLATHSKQDQSSKSASERKAVSRPGGALDGDVSGQGGIGELSELPRGSGGSGAMQGETDIGPAQGECLMGVGEAEEPLSRKTAILNQFEGKALGLDKAILHSIDCCGKKEKHKMDQVFMQKVSRSQVFSRCLLKASDETKRKMYSSILVVGGGLMFHGAQEFLLHRIINKMPPSFRRLVDNVEVITRPKDMDPRLISWKGGAVLACLDTTQEMWIHQREWQRFGVRMLRERAAFVW from the exons CAAATACAGAGCAACTTTGTAATCGTCATCCATCCCGGCTCAAGGACTCTCCGCGTTGGCCGAGCGACAGACAACCTTCCGCTCACGGTCCCGCACGTGATAGCCCGCCGACACAAGCAAAGCGGCCAGCCCAGATACGAAGACGCCCGACTGCTCAGGGACGGCCTGAAT AAACCTGAGAGTAACGAACAGCGGCAGAACGGGCTTAAAATGGTGGATCAGGCCATTTGGTCCAAGAAGATGTCCAATGGAGTGAGGAGGACGCCGGTGTCTGCTGAGCAG GCAAGAGCATACAACTGTCAGATCCGCCCAGCCGTGCTCGACGGCAGCTCCAGGGTGAAGTGGACCAACACGGCTCACCATCCCCCTCATTTGATCGGAGATGAG GCGCTGTATGTGAAACCAACAGACTGTTACGACATCCACTGGCCCATAGTTCGAGGTCAACTCAACGTGCACGCCGGGCCCGGAGGCTCGCTGACTGCTGTCCTGGCCGACCTCGAGACCATCTGGAGTCACGTTATTCAAAAGAACTTGGAGATTCCCCTCAAAGACCTAAAG TATTACAGATGCATCCTCTTGGTGCCTGACATTTACAACAGGCAGCATGCCAAGGAACTGGTCTCCATGCTGCTGCTTAATATGGGCTTTTCAGGTATTCCACTCGTGATGCTTTCAGCTCAGGCTCTGCTTTACAAAGGccaaaaaggcaaaaaacaGAGTTTTCTGCCATTTGTGTGTACAGCAATTATAGTGCACCAGGAGTCTGTGTGTGCCACATTTGGCAGTGGGTTGAGCAGCGCTTGCGTTGTAGACGTTGGAGACCAGAAGACCAGTCTGTGCTGCGTAGAGGACGGAGTTTCTCATCGGAACTCCAG GTTGTCTTTGGCATACGGGGGTGCAGACGTGACCCGCATTTTATTCTGGCTCCTGCAGAGGGCAGGATTTCCCTACAGAGACTGCCAGTTGTCCAACAGATTGGACTGTCAGCTTCTACAACATATAAAGGAGACACTATGTCATCTGGACcag GACATATCTGGACTCCAAGATCATGAATTCCAAACACGTTTCCCGGATTCCCCGGCCTTTCTCTTCCAGGTTCGCTTAGGGGATGAGAAGTTACAG GCCCCCATGGGACTGTTCTACCCCAGCACGTTTGGTATCGTCGGTCAGAAGATGACGTCGCTGCAATACCGTTCCCAAGGTGACGCCGAGGACCCTCACGATGAACTCTATTTACTGGCCACGCACAGCAAACAAGAccag TCCTCAAAGTCCGCTTCAGAGCGCAAGGCGGTCTCAAGACCCGGCGGAGCTTTGGACGGCGACGTGAGTGGTCAAGGGGGTATTGGGGAACTCTCAGAACTACCCAGGGGGAGCGGCGGTAGCGGAGCAATGCAGGGGGAGACGGACATCGGGCCTGCCCAAGGGGAGTGCCTGATGGGAGTGGGGGAGGCGGAGGAGCCCCTCTCCAGGAAGACTGCCATCCTAAACCAGTTTGAGGGCAAAGCGCTGGGCTTGGATAAGGCCATCCTGCATAGCATTGACTGCTGCGgtaaaaaagagaaacacaaaATGGACCAAGTATTCATGCAAAAGGTTAGTAGAAGTCAAGTGTTCTCTCGTTGTCTTTTGAAAGCCTCGGATGAGACCAAGCGAAAGATGTACAGCTCCATCCTGGTGGTGGGAGGAGGCCTCATGTTTCATGGTGCTCAGGAGTTCCTGCTTCATCGCATCATCAACAAGATGCCGCCCTCCTTCAGAAGGCTTGTGGACAACGTGGAAGTCATCACAAGGCCCAAG GACATGGACCCCCGACTAATATCGTGGAAGGGGGGAGCGGTGCTGGCCTGTCTGGACACAACACAAGAAATGTGGATCCACCAGAGAGAGTGGCAGCGCTTTGGCGTTCGAATGTTACGTGAGCGAGCTGCGTTCGTTTGGTGA